A window of the Acanthochromis polyacanthus isolate Apoly-LR-REF ecotype Palm Island chromosome 10, KAUST_Apoly_ChrSc, whole genome shotgun sequence genome harbors these coding sequences:
- the drd1a gene encoding D(1) dopamine receptor gives MELVNFTTVIDNGFLDEAPSSRVLTGCFLSLLILTTLLGNTLVCAAVTKFRHLRSKVTNFFVISLAVSDLLVAILVMPWKAVTEITGFWPFGSFCDTWVAFDIMCSTASILNLCVISLDRYWAISSPFRYERKMTPRVAYVMISVAWTLSVLISFIPVQLNWHKAQTKSYTSLTGSSVSLRSNATSHSSLENCDSSLNRTYAISTSLISFYIPVVIMVATYTQIYRIAHRQIRRISALERAAESAKNRHDSMGGSSSIAESESSFKMTFKRETKVLKTLSVIMGVFVCCWLPFFILNCMVPFCEQSSGGEAFTCISPTTFDVFVWFGWANSSLNPIIYAFNADFRKAFSILLGCQRLHPGGHNIETASLNKK, from the coding sequence ATGGAGCTCGTGAACTTTACGACTGTCATCGACAATGGGTTTTTGGACGAGGCgccatcgagccgtgttctgaCTGGCTGCTTCCTCTCGCTGCTCATTCTCACCACCTTGCTGGGGAACACACTGGTTTGTGCAGCCGTCACCAAGTTTCGGCACCTGCGCTCTAAGGTGACCAACTTTTTCGTGATCTCGTTGGCCGTGTCCGACCTCTTGGTTGCCATCTTAGTGATGCCGTGGAAGGCGGTAACGGAGATCACCGGGTTCTGGCCATTTGGCTCCTTTTGTGACACCTGGGTGGCTTTCGACATCATGTGCTCCACGGCATCCATTTTAAACCTCTGCGTCATAAGCCTGGACCGCTACTGGGCCATCTCGAGCCCCTTTCGCTATGAGAGGAAGATGACACCCAGAGTGGcctatgtgatgatcagcgtggCCTGGACGCTGTCTGTCCTCATTTCCTTCATCCCGGTGCAGCTCAACTGGCACAAGGCCCAAACTAAATCTTACACCTCTCTCACTGGGTCATCTGTCTCTCTGAGATCAAATGCTACATCTCACAGCAGCCTAGAGAATTGTGACTCCAGCTTGAACAGGACCTACGCCATCTCCACCTCTCTCATAAGCTTCTACATCCCTGTGGTCATTATGGTGGCCACCTACACCCAGATTTACCGCATCGCCCACAGACAAATCAGGAGGATCTCTGCCCTGGAACGGGCGGCCGAAAGTGCGAAGAACAGACATGACAGCATGGGCGGAAGTTCCAGCATCGCAGAGTCCGAGAGCTCCTTCAAAATGACATTCAAGAGGGAGACAAAGGTGCTGAAGACGCTGTCTGTGATAATGGGGGTGTTCGTGTGCTGCTGGCTCCCATTTTTCATCCTCAACTGCATGGTGCCCTTCTGCGAGCAGTCGAGCGGAGGGGAGGCTTTCACCTGCATCAGCCCCACCACGTTTGACGTGTTCGTGTGGTTCGGCTGGGCTAATTCCTCCCTCAACCCCATCATCTATGCCTTCAATGCAGATTTCCGCAAGGCCTTCTCCATCCTGCTGGGCTGCCAGAGACTGCATCCAGGAGGCCACAACATAGAGACGGCCAGTCTAAACAAGAAATGA